Proteins encoded together in one Oncorhynchus nerka isolate Pitt River linkage group LG19, Oner_Uvic_2.0, whole genome shotgun sequence window:
- the trim32 gene encoding E3 ubiquitin-protein ligase TRIM32, producing MAAALPALDPDLLREVLECPICLETYNQEQLRPKLLQCGHTVCRQCLEKLLASTINGVRCPFCSRVSRMSSISQLADNLTVLKILDCASSCTTAGALMCKSCRNRLPRQYCQDCGTVLCDLCKGEGHQQQGHTVQPIRAAAEQRRKDLGGKLASLREAMDHIQKKRAAIDSLTKNMRVKYRAVQQEYARAELRLQEELGRQRRAFSASMVEVEKLNSQILEEQTYLLNLAEVQVVSRCDYLTMQVKQSDIALLEDDGGVKDEEELDLRSSLDLPTLIKLQDPELVTTEHPGALDVAQLTTKPCTVNTDEDEGLLEFGVGAMCRAAGAMGDLYRDIDIVMPVDEAVCASPGSFKSKSMDEGGPSSPGDARARSGPQHCQFVKKMGCKGNLPGMFNLPVSICVTSQGEVLVADRGNYRIQIFNRKGFQREIRRNPSSIDNFVLSFLGADLPNLIPLSIAITPQGLIGVTDNYDNSVKVYTTDGHCVACHKNQLIKPWGIAAMPSGQFVVTDVEGGKLWCLAVDRNVGVVNYNRLCSAVRPKFVTCDAAGTVYFTQGLGLNIENRHNEHHLEGGFSIGSVGTDGQLGKQLSHFFSETEDFRCITGMCVDANGDLLVTDSGRKEILQFPKEGGFNVLIQEGLTCPVGVAVTQKGQLMVLDCWDHCVKVYTYLQRRRSSTC from the coding sequence ATGGCGGCAGCTTTGCCGGCTCTGGACCCAGACCTGCTCCGGGAGGTCCTGGAGTGCCCCATCTGCCTGGAGACTTACAACCAGGAGCAGCTGAGGCCCAAGCTCTTGCAGTGTGGCCACACTGTGTGCAGACAGTGTCTGGAAAAGCTGCTGGCTAGCACCATTAACGGAGTGCGATGCCCCTTCTGCAGCAGGGTCTCCCGCATGAGCAGCATCTCCCAGCTGGCCGACAACCTCACTGTGCTCAAGATCCTGGACTGTGCCAGCTCCTGCACCACCGCCGGCGCCCTCATGTGCAAGTCCTGCCGCAACCGCCTACCCCGACAGTACTGCCAAGACTGCGGCACGGTGCTCTGCGACCTCTGCAAGGGTGAGGGCCACCAGCAGCAGGGCCACACTGTCCAGCCCATTCGGGCGGCCGCTGAGCAGCGCCGGAAGGACCTGGGTGGTAAGCTGGCATCCCTCCGCGAAGCCATGGACCACATCCAGAAAAAGAGGGCAGCCATTGACAGTCTGACAAAGAACATGCGGGTAAAGTACCGGGCAGTGCAGCAGGAGTACGCCCGGGCTGAGCTGCGTCTGCAGGAGGAGCTGGGGCGCCAGCGGCGGGCCTTCTCTGCCTCCATGGTCGAGGTGGAGAAGCTTAACAGTCAGATCCTGGAGGAGCAGACATACCTGCTGAACCTGGCCGAGGTGCAGGTGGTGTCCCGCTGCGACTACCTGACCATGCAGGTGAAGCAGAGTGACATTGCCCTGTTGGAGGACGACGGAGGGGTGAAGGACGAGGAGGAGCTGGACCTAAGGAGCAGCCTGGACCTGCCTACTCTGATCAAGCTCCAGGACCCTGAGCTGGTGACTACGGAGCATCCCGGGGCTCTGGACGTGGCccagctcaccaccaaaccttgCACCGTCAACACTGATGAGGATGAGGGGCTGCTGGAGTTTGGGGTTGGTGCCATGTGCAGGGCTGCAGGGGCGATGGGGGACCTGTACAGAGACATTGATATAGTAATGCCTGTAGATGAGGCTGTGTGTGCCTCACCGGGCAGCTTTAAATCCAAGTCCATGGATGAAGGGGGGCCCTCCTCTCCCGGTGATGCCAGGGCTCGCTCGGGGCCACAGCACTGCCAGTTTGTAAAAAAGATGGGTTGCAAGGGTAACCTACCGGGGATGTTCAACCTGCCAGTTAGCATCTGCGTCACCTCACAGGGTGAGGTCCTGGTGGCTGACCGGGGCAACTACCGCATCCAGATCTTTAACCGCAAAGGCTTCCAGAGGGAGATCCGCCGCAACCCCAGCAGCATCGACAACTTCGTCCTGAGCTTCCTGGGCGCCGACCTGCCCAACCTCATCCCGCTGTCCATCGCTATCACGCCTCAGGGCCTCATCGGGGTCACCGACAACTACGACAACTCGGTCAAGGTATACACCACCGACGGCCACTGCGTGGCCTGCCACAAGAATCAGCTGATCAAGCCTTGGGGCATCGCCGCCATGCCCTCGGGTCAATTTGTGGTGACTGACGTGGAGGGCGGCAAGCTCTGGTGCCTGGCAGTGGATCGCAACGTGGGTGTGGTCAACTACAACCGCCTATGCTCGGCCGTGCGGCCCAAGTTCGTGACATGCGACGCAGCAGGCACTGTCTACTTCACCCAGGGGTTGGGCCTGAACATTGAGAACCGCCACAACGAACACCACCTAGAGGGGGGTTTCTCCATCGGCTCGGTGGGCACGGATGGCCAGCTGGGCAAACAGCTCAGCCACTTCTTCTCTGAGACTGAGGACTTCCGTTGCATCACGGGCATGTGCGTGGACGCAAACGGGGACCTTTTGGTGACAGACAGCGGCAGGAAGGAGATCCTGCAGTTCCCTAAAGAGGGCGGCTTCAACGTGCTCATCCAGGAGGGACTGACGTGCCCTGTGGGCGTGGCCGTCACACAGAAAGGACAGCTGATGGTGCTGGACTGCTGGGACCACTGTGTAAAAGTCTACACGTACCTACAGAGGAGACGCTCCTCCACCTGCTAG